GTAGCCAGACCACTTACTCTGTACCTGTAAAAGGAGGTATGCGGTGCTTCTAAAGCATGCactgcatccattcattcacGTGGTCCACTGGGTGACGACGGTCTGTCCTCCCCTTAAGCAAAAACTGGCTCTAAGGGACAGGTCTTTTCTTCACGCAAAAGGTGAGCAATGCCCCCAGCCTTTCATTCTAGAAAGTGATGAGGCGATGATTTTGTATCCACAAAATGCATTATCAAAGCTCACCACTTTAGTGTTCATTTACTAAAGTTAGCAGAGAtctagaatttgaaaaaaaacagTTTAGCAATGAGAAATAACTCCACTTAGCAAATTCAATTAATGAAACTAGTtcatagttttaaataatttcttaatttatatgaaataaagaCAACCCATATAGTAGACTTACAAATATTCTATTTCGCGTTATATTCAAGACTAAACATCTTCCAAACCATATTCATGAAATGGTTTGATGATATGTGCTTTGGCAGTTTTCAAGAAATATCAATCAAACCGTAATTAAATTTCAACGTATCGGCTAAACATCCACTGAGCACCTCCTCTTGCAGTTAGCATTAGACTAAGTGCTTAAGGACAAGTAGTTTGATgcaataaattaagaaatacatatttaagacTTATATTATTCACAGAATTCTTGGCATAGTTATTTAAGTTCCTCCTGTTGAGAAACTTGaggtttgtgttttctttctttcagtcccAAAAGCTCCGTTTTGAGTTCTCCACGCTTTGGTGGAATTTCAGGTATTGtctgcaaaaaaaacaaaacaaaaaacataaatgtcTAACCCTTAATAAGGCTGTAATTCAATGTAACCTAGAAGActttaaagagtaaaaaataacaaaaagttccCTTGCTTGCTACTCAATGATAACTCTTTATTATGAGAAGCTCTGGTTGATCTAAGTCCCTTTCTAACCCTGTGTTTATATGAGTCTATCATCCTGGCAAGGTCTTCAGCATTACGTACTGCAGGACTCACAAAGGATAGCTGGCATCAGAATCAATTGACAGGTTCACAGCTTTGAATAAAACTTTCCACATCTGGAAATTCATTCCTGCACCATCTACTGACTCTCTACCATGTGCCTGGCATAGAAAATAGGCGTTaggaattaatttattaattcaaaaatattaagtgcCTATTATATGCAAAGCAGAAAGCAGtatgcaaaaaaatacaaaatccctGCATTCCAGGAAGGTATTCACAGAGTTCTGCATCTATCAccacaataaattttagaaaattttcatcaccccaaaaagaaaccccatacttATTAGCAGTCACTTTCATTTCCATACAACCCTCCCCCACATAGCCATAGATAACTATTAGTCTTCTTTTTGTCtatatagatttgcctattctggatattttctataaatggaatcatataatatgtggtcctCTGTGTTCTTTCAGgtagaataatgttttcaaggttcatccatgttgtagcttgtatcagtatttcattttttattactgaataatgctccattgtatggatatacaatttatccattcatcagctaaTAGGCATTTGGATTTTCCACcttttggatattatgaataatactgctctgaacattcatatacaagtttttgtgtgaatatgtgtTTTCATGTCTATTGGGCATAAACCTAAaagtggcattgctgggtcatatggaaaCTGTTTAACTGCTTGAGGAACTACCAGGCTTTTCTGAAGCCACtgcactattttatattcccatcaacaatgcGTGAggctttcaatttctccacatccttgacaatACTTGTTACTCTCTGTTTTACTACAGCCATtgtagtgggtatgaagtggtatttcactgtggttttgatttgcctttctctggtggctaatgatgctgagcatctttctGTGTGCTTACTGGTGTTCAGAAGATGACTGCTGAACAAAGACATGGAGGAGGATGAGGGAGGCAGCCATGCAGTTACCTAGGAGCATTTCAGGCAGATGGAACCACAAGTGCAGAGGACCTAAGGCAGGAGTGTGGCTTCAGGTTCAAGAAGAAGCAAGGTTGTCAGTATAGCTGGTACAAAGTattcacagagaggttaagaggaGACAAGGGCAGAGGAAAAAGGGAGTGGGGAGATAAAGTCTCCAGTGTTTTTCACTCTGAAATGGGAAGACACTGGAGAGTTCTGAGAAGAGTGGCATGTCCTCACTCAAGTGTACAGAGATGATAATGGTAGCTTTGCTGAGAATAGACCACAGGAGAGCAAGAGTCGAAGGCAGAAGACAGGTCAGGAAGCTATTACAATAACAGGTGAAAGTGACTGACAGTGGATTGAACTGGGTAGTAGCAAAAGAGGTGGTGAGAAGCAGGCAGCATCTGGATGTACCTTTCAAGTTAATCCAATGGGATCTGCTCATATGTACAGTATGAGAGAGGAATTAAGGATGACTCCTAGCTTTCAACCTGAACTACAACAGAGTCATCTCCTTTGCTATTCAGATGAGCTGAGCTGGACAACTAAAAGCACCTGTAGCAGTTCT
This sequence is a window from Homo sapiens chromosome 12, GRCh38.p14 Primary Assembly. Protein-coding genes within it:
- the UQCC6 gene encoding ubiquinol-cytochrome c reductase complex assembly factor 6 gives rise to the protein MPAGVPMSTYLKMFAASLLAMCAGAEVVHRYYRPDLTIPEIPPKRGELKTELLGLKERKHKPQVSQQEELK